The proteins below come from a single Nocardioides eburneiflavus genomic window:
- a CDS encoding alkaline phosphatase D family protein, with translation MSGQDGAPEGRLRLGPLLRYVDDTSAAVWVETEDPATVTVTRGDTSATARTFTVHDHHYALVELDGLAPGTTEPYTVTIDEGQVWPPTGSPFPPPVIATLEPGRPLRMAFGSCRTSFTHDEEGNRTHGVDALRAWALRTADQVAAADPDDPDLAPDRLPDLVLFLGDQVYADETTAEMKEFIESRRDIEQPPWTELQDYEEYAHLYRLAWSDPANRWLLSTVPSAMIFDDHDIRDDWNTSLDWRREMEATSWWHGRIVAGLASYWVYQHLGNMSPAEREHDEVYQAVRAHRGHDEQDLGPLLDAFAARVDQQPQTYRWSYTRDFDTQARLVVVDSRAARQLDPDNRAMLDPDEAAWLDEQLRGDVDHLLIGTSLPFLLARGLHHLEAFSEALAQGAWGDRGGRLGEKLRQVVDLEHWGAFQNSFQEVARQAMEVAAGRRGKAPSTVTFLSGDVHHSYVSEARPAHGGPRLQSTILQAVCSPIRNPLSRNMRFATAVLSYGVAGPVGRLASRSTRVPDAPLAWTYAEGPWFDNNLAFLRLNGPSLKMWWATGEVIDDHQRPRLAKVASYELDEDGRPPAHDKVRERLVRGLRRRYRDKVKDRVRQR, from the coding sequence ATGAGCGGCCAGGACGGTGCACCTGAGGGCCGGCTGCGCCTGGGCCCGCTGCTGCGCTACGTCGACGACACCTCGGCCGCCGTGTGGGTCGAGACCGAGGACCCGGCCACCGTCACCGTGACCCGTGGCGACACCTCGGCCACCGCTCGTACGTTCACCGTGCACGACCACCACTACGCGCTCGTCGAGCTCGACGGCCTGGCACCCGGCACCACCGAGCCCTACACGGTCACGATCGACGAGGGGCAGGTGTGGCCTCCCACCGGCTCGCCGTTCCCCCCTCCCGTGATCGCGACGCTGGAGCCCGGTCGGCCGCTGCGGATGGCCTTCGGCTCCTGCCGCACCTCGTTCACCCACGACGAGGAGGGCAACCGCACCCACGGCGTCGACGCGCTGCGGGCCTGGGCCCTGCGCACGGCGGACCAGGTCGCCGCGGCCGACCCCGACGACCCCGACCTCGCACCCGACCGCCTCCCCGACCTGGTGCTGTTCCTCGGCGACCAGGTCTACGCCGACGAGACCACCGCCGAGATGAAGGAGTTCATCGAGTCGCGCCGCGACATCGAGCAGCCCCCGTGGACCGAGCTCCAGGACTACGAGGAGTACGCCCACCTCTACCGGCTGGCGTGGTCGGACCCGGCCAACCGCTGGCTGCTGTCCACCGTGCCGAGCGCGATGATCTTCGACGACCACGACATCCGCGACGACTGGAACACCTCGCTCGACTGGCGGCGCGAGATGGAGGCGACGTCGTGGTGGCACGGGCGCATCGTCGCCGGCCTGGCGTCCTACTGGGTCTACCAGCACCTCGGCAACATGTCGCCGGCCGAGCGCGAGCACGACGAGGTCTACCAAGCGGTGCGCGCGCACCGGGGGCACGACGAGCAGGACCTCGGCCCGCTCCTCGACGCCTTCGCCGCCCGCGTCGACCAGCAGCCGCAGACCTACCGCTGGAGCTACACCCGCGACTTCGACACCCAGGCCAGGCTGGTGGTCGTCGACTCGCGGGCGGCCCGGCAGCTCGACCCCGACAACCGGGCGATGCTCGACCCGGACGAGGCGGCCTGGCTCGACGAGCAGCTGCGCGGCGACGTCGACCACCTGCTGATCGGCACGTCGCTGCCGTTCCTTCTGGCCCGCGGGCTGCACCACCTCGAGGCGTTCAGCGAGGCGCTCGCCCAGGGAGCGTGGGGCGATCGGGGCGGCAGGCTGGGGGAGAAGCTGCGCCAGGTGGTCGACCTCGAGCACTGGGGAGCCTTCCAGAACAGCTTCCAGGAGGTCGCGCGGCAGGCCATGGAGGTGGCCGCGGGGCGGCGCGGGAAGGCCCCCTCGACGGTGACCTTCCTGTCGGGCGACGTCCACCACAGCTACGTCAGCGAGGCGCGCCCGGCGCACGGCGGGCCGCGCCTGCAGTCGACGATCCTGCAGGCGGTCTGCTCCCCCATCCGCAACCCGCTCTCGCGCAACATGCGCTTCGCGACCGCGGTGCTCTCCTACGGCGTCGCCGGCCCGGTCGGGCGCCTCGCGTCGAGGTCGACCCGCGTGCCCGACGCGCCGCTCGCCTGGACGTACGCCGAGGGGCCGTGGTTCGACAACAACCTGGCGTTCCTGCGGCTCAACGGTCCCAGCCTGAAGATGTGGTGGGCGACCGGCGAGGTCATCGACGACCACCAGCGCCCCCGGCTGGCCAAGGTCGCCAGCTACGAGCTCGACGAGGACGGCCGTCCGCCGGCCCACGACAAGGTGCGCGAGCGCCTGGTCCGCGGACTGCGGCGGCGCTACCGCGACAAGGTCAAGGACCGGGTCAGACAGCGCTGA
- a CDS encoding DNA glycosylase AlkZ-like family protein: protein MAARPHELSPRQARRIAVRAQLLAADRPDDVLDTVRHLGFLQVDLTRVVAQHADLALWSRLGSSYEPQHLEELVGNGALVELRAMLRPSEDIALFRADMDAWPGEPPLKEWQEDLRDWVAANDGCRREVLALLRSEGPTPARDLPDSCEVPWRSTGWTNDKNVMKLLECLEARGEVAVASREGRERRWDLAERIHPGDPAVPAEEAHRVLAGRRLRSLGIARQRALEAWDERHDVRDTGEPARIEGVRGLWRVDPDRLADLGDFEGRTAVLSPLDRLVFDRKRMEDVFGFDYQLEMYKPAVKRRWGYWAMPVLDGDELVGKVDATADREGGVLIVDAVHEDGDWSTARRRRVASEVEALGQWLGLEVVRP from the coding sequence ATGGCCGCCCGTCCGCACGAGCTCTCGCCGCGGCAGGCGCGGCGCATCGCCGTCCGCGCACAGCTGCTGGCCGCGGACCGCCCCGACGACGTGCTGGACACGGTGCGCCACCTCGGGTTCCTCCAGGTCGACCTGACCCGGGTGGTCGCCCAGCATGCCGACCTCGCTCTGTGGTCCCGGCTGGGGAGCTCGTACGAGCCGCAGCACCTCGAGGAGCTGGTGGGCAACGGCGCGCTGGTCGAGCTCAGGGCGATGCTGCGCCCCAGCGAGGACATCGCCCTGTTCCGTGCGGACATGGACGCGTGGCCCGGTGAGCCGCCGTTGAAGGAGTGGCAGGAGGACTTGCGCGACTGGGTCGCGGCCAACGACGGGTGTCGCCGGGAGGTCCTGGCGCTTCTCCGGTCCGAGGGTCCGACCCCGGCACGGGACCTGCCCGACAGCTGTGAGGTGCCGTGGCGATCGACCGGCTGGACCAACGACAAGAACGTCATGAAGCTCCTCGAGTGCCTGGAGGCTCGAGGTGAGGTGGCGGTCGCCTCGCGCGAGGGCCGCGAGCGGCGGTGGGACCTCGCCGAGCGGATCCACCCCGGCGACCCCGCCGTACCGGCTGAGGAGGCCCACCGGGTGCTGGCCGGACGCCGCCTGCGCTCGCTCGGCATCGCCCGCCAGCGCGCCCTGGAGGCCTGGGACGAGCGCCACGACGTGCGCGACACCGGGGAGCCGGCCCGCATCGAGGGCGTACGCGGGCTGTGGCGGGTCGACCCCGACCGGCTCGCCGACCTGGGGGACTTCGAGGGGCGTACGGCGGTGCTGTCCCCGCTGGACCGGCTCGTCTTCGACCGCAAGCGGATGGAGGACGTCTTCGGCTTCGACTACCAGCTGGAGATGTACAAGCCCGCGGTCAAGCGCAGGTGGGGCTACTGGGCGATGCCCGTGCTCGACGGCGACGAGCTCGTCGGCAAGGTGGACGCCACCGCGGACCGCGAGGGCGGGGTCCTCATCGTCGACGCCGTCCACGAGGACGGCGACTGGTCGACCGCGCGTCGCCGGCGGGTCGCGTCCGAGGTCGAGGCGCTGGGGCAGTGGCTCGGGCTCGAGGTCGTACGCCCCTGA
- a CDS encoding CG0192-related protein, which produces MGIVHRATLTPSKQEIVERWLPSRSWAVGRTIAEKVAEYRYDDPEGEVGVETILWRLDDGSVVQTPLTYRAEPLAGAEEHLITTTDHSVLGERWVYDGCGDPVWAATLTAAIVAGERQSQMFLVGDDGERIDVPARMQVRGSGREDAAPVVTAIDAVTDEVSADGAATVVTAGPVEIAVARIVGTPLGDGPRLTGTIGGSEETLDLAVLRSL; this is translated from the coding sequence ATGGGAATCGTCCACCGCGCCACGCTCACCCCGTCCAAGCAGGAGATCGTCGAGAGGTGGCTGCCGAGCCGCTCGTGGGCCGTCGGACGGACCATCGCCGAGAAGGTCGCGGAGTACCGCTACGACGATCCCGAGGGCGAGGTCGGCGTCGAGACCATCCTGTGGCGACTCGACGACGGCTCCGTCGTCCAGACGCCGCTGACCTACCGCGCCGAGCCCCTGGCCGGCGCGGAGGAGCACCTGATCACCACCACCGACCACTCCGTGCTCGGCGAGCGCTGGGTCTACGACGGCTGCGGTGACCCCGTCTGGGCCGCGACGCTGACCGCGGCGATCGTCGCCGGCGAGCGTCAGTCGCAGATGTTCCTCGTCGGCGACGACGGCGAGCGCATCGACGTGCCCGCCCGCATGCAGGTGCGCGGCAGCGGGCGCGAGGACGCGGCGCCCGTGGTCACCGCCATCGACGCCGTGACCGACGAGGTGTCCGCCGACGGCGCGGCCACCGTGGTGACCGCCGGGCCCGTGGAGATCGCCGTCGCCCGGATCGTGGGGACGCCGCTGGGAGACGGACCGCGCCTCACCGGGACGATCGGCGGCTCGGAGGAGACGCTCGACCTCGCCGTGCTGCGGAGCCTTTGA
- a CDS encoding SRPBCC family protein → MLVEAYGPAHPDEVWRRFTDPVEWPVWAPQVRDVQTDTAVLAVGTTGRLHGPAGVAVDFRITDLDARLRTWAWEVGRGPATVRMDHHVLPAPGGGSRALLRVHPPAASVVQPYRIPAAIALRRLVGSTGGADTTPEAVRSFDFAFAPSYALAGRPFGIRPGTTAVEVGPGWLYVRYGPWRLATPRDNVASAEVTGGFAFVRTAGPPHLSFSDRGVSFTTNGDAALCLAFREPVPAIDPTATITHPGATLSVSDPRGLAEALGFDGS, encoded by the coding sequence GTGCTGGTCGAGGCGTACGGACCGGCCCACCCCGACGAGGTGTGGCGCCGGTTCACCGACCCGGTCGAGTGGCCCGTCTGGGCTCCGCAGGTCCGGGACGTCCAGACCGACACGGCGGTGCTGGCCGTGGGCACGACGGGACGCCTCCACGGGCCCGCGGGCGTCGCCGTGGACTTCCGCATCACCGACCTCGACGCCAGACTGCGGACGTGGGCGTGGGAGGTCGGCCGGGGCCCGGCCACGGTGCGGATGGACCACCACGTGCTGCCGGCTCCGGGTGGCGGCAGCCGGGCGCTGCTGCGGGTCCACCCGCCGGCGGCGAGCGTCGTGCAGCCCTATCGCATCCCGGCGGCGATCGCCCTGCGCCGGCTCGTCGGCTCCACGGGTGGCGCCGACACGACCCCTGAGGCGGTGCGGTCGTTCGACTTCGCGTTCGCCCCGTCGTACGCCCTCGCGGGGCGACCGTTCGGGATCCGGCCGGGCACCACGGCCGTCGAGGTCGGCCCGGGCTGGCTCTACGTCCGCTACGGCCCGTGGCGCCTGGCGACCCCGCGCGACAACGTCGCCTCGGCGGAGGTGACGGGTGGCTTCGCGTTCGTGAGGACCGCCGGCCCGCCGCACCTGTCGTTCAGCGACCGCGGCGTCTCGTTCACCACCAACGGCGACGCAGCGCTGTGCCTCGCCTTCCGTGAGCCCGTCCCCGCCATCGACCCCACCGCCACGATCACCCACCCCGGCGCGACGCTCTCGGTGAGCGACCCACGCGGGCTGGCCGAAGCGCTCGGGTTCGACGGGTCCTAG
- a CDS encoding pyridoxamine 5'-phosphate oxidase family protein encodes MLLEVDGATAEYWESPGKVKVALQLAKGLVVDAEPDLGDNDTVIL; translated from the coding sequence GTGCTGCTCGAGGTCGACGGTGCGACAGCGGAGTACTGGGAGTCCCCCGGCAAGGTCAAGGTCGCCCTCCAGCTCGCCAAGGGCCTGGTCGTCGACGCCGAGCCCGACCTGGGCGACAACGACACGGTCATCCTCTGA
- a CDS encoding ATP-binding cassette domain-containing protein, translating to MTSSTTTTSTTSSRTAGTGHAADDHALIRVEGARENNLKNVSVELPKRRLTVFTGVSGSGKSSLVFATIAAESQRLINETYSAFVQGFMPTLSRPDVDHLEGLTTAIIVDQERMGANPRSTVGTATDANAMLRILFSRLGDPYVGPPTAYSFNVPTRKASGMMTTEKGGRTERRIAKQEVYLGGMCPRCEGMGKVNDIDRTALYDEDKSLSDGALTVPGYSMDGWYGRLFEGMGLPMDKPIRSFTKKQLETMLWAEPTKIKVEGVNLTFNGIIPQIQKSMLSKDPEAMQPHIRRFVERAVTFQTCPDCEGTRLTPEARRSKIRGRSIADLCEMQISDLADWVRELDEPSVAPLLKGLQHLLDSFSEIGLGYLSLDRPAGTLSGGEAQRTKMIRHLGSSLTDVTYVFDEPTIGLHPHDIERMNNLLLQLRDKGNTVLVVEHKPETIQIADHVVDIGPAAGAAGGEICFEGDVDGLRASDTVTGNHLDDRARLKESVRAATGAMEVRGASTHNLKDVDVDVPLGLLTVVTGVAGSGKSSLIHGSLAGRDEVVVIDQGAIKGSRRSNPATYTGLLEPIRKAFAKANGVKPALFSSNSEGACSTCNGAGVIFTELGPMATVESPCEECEGRRFKAEVLEYTLGGKDIAEVHEMSVVDALELFSDGEARIPAAVKVLERLADVGLGYLSLGQPLTTLSGGERQRLKLATQMGEKGDVYILDEPTTGLHLADVENLLALLDRLVDSGKSVIVIEHHQAVMAHADWIIDLGPGAGHDGGTVVFEGPPAEMVAAKDPTLTAQHLAAYVGA from the coding sequence ATGACGAGCAGCACGACCACCACCAGCACCACGAGCAGCAGGACCGCAGGCACGGGGCACGCAGCCGACGACCACGCGCTGATCCGCGTCGAGGGAGCCCGGGAGAACAACCTCAAGAACGTCAGCGTCGAGCTGCCCAAGAGGCGCCTGACCGTCTTCACGGGGGTGTCCGGGTCCGGCAAGAGCTCGCTGGTGTTCGCCACGATCGCCGCCGAGTCGCAGCGACTGATCAACGAGACCTACAGCGCGTTCGTCCAGGGCTTCATGCCGACCCTGTCGCGGCCGGACGTGGACCACCTCGAGGGCCTGACGACGGCGATCATCGTCGACCAGGAGCGGATGGGTGCCAACCCCCGCTCGACCGTCGGCACCGCCACCGACGCCAACGCGATGCTGCGGATCCTCTTCAGCAGGCTCGGGGACCCGTACGTCGGGCCGCCGACGGCGTACTCGTTCAACGTCCCGACCCGCAAGGCCAGCGGGATGATGACCACCGAGAAGGGCGGCCGCACCGAGCGTCGCATCGCCAAGCAGGAGGTCTACCTCGGTGGCATGTGCCCGCGCTGCGAGGGCATGGGCAAGGTCAACGACATCGACCGCACGGCGCTCTACGACGAGGACAAGTCGCTCTCGGACGGTGCGCTGACGGTGCCGGGCTACTCGATGGACGGGTGGTACGGCCGGCTGTTCGAGGGCATGGGCCTGCCGATGGACAAGCCGATCCGGTCGTTCACCAAGAAGCAGCTCGAGACGATGCTGTGGGCCGAGCCGACCAAGATCAAGGTCGAGGGCGTCAACCTGACGTTCAACGGCATCATCCCGCAGATCCAGAAGTCGATGCTGTCCAAGGACCCCGAGGCGATGCAGCCCCACATCCGGCGCTTCGTGGAGCGGGCGGTGACCTTCCAGACCTGCCCCGACTGCGAGGGCACGCGGCTCACGCCCGAGGCGCGGAGGTCGAAGATCCGCGGGAGGTCGATCGCCGACCTGTGCGAGATGCAGATCAGCGACCTCGCCGACTGGGTCCGCGAGCTGGACGAGCCCTCCGTGGCACCGCTGCTGAAGGGGCTGCAGCACCTGCTCGACTCGTTCTCCGAGATCGGTCTGGGCTACCTCTCGCTCGACCGGCCCGCAGGCACCCTGTCCGGCGGCGAGGCCCAGCGCACCAAGATGATCCGTCACCTGGGGTCGTCGCTGACCGACGTCACGTACGTCTTCGACGAGCCCACCATCGGGCTGCACCCGCACGACATCGAGCGGATGAACAACCTCCTCCTGCAGCTGCGCGACAAGGGCAACACGGTGCTCGTCGTCGAGCACAAGCCCGAGACGATCCAGATCGCGGACCACGTCGTCGACATCGGCCCGGCGGCGGGTGCCGCCGGCGGCGAGATCTGCTTCGAGGGGGACGTCGACGGCCTGCGCGCCAGCGACACGGTCACCGGCAATCACCTCGACGACCGCGCTCGGCTCAAGGAGTCCGTACGCGCGGCGACGGGTGCGATGGAGGTGCGCGGGGCCTCGACGCACAACCTCAAGGACGTCGACGTCGACGTGCCGCTCGGGCTGCTGACCGTCGTCACCGGCGTGGCGGGGTCCGGGAAGAGCTCGCTGATCCACGGCTCGCTGGCGGGCCGCGACGAGGTCGTCGTGATCGACCAGGGCGCGATCAAGGGCTCGCGCCGCAGCAACCCCGCCACGTACACCGGTCTGCTCGAGCCGATCCGCAAGGCCTTCGCGAAGGCGAACGGCGTCAAGCCGGCGCTCTTCAGCTCCAACTCCGAGGGTGCGTGCTCGACCTGCAACGGCGCCGGCGTGATCTTCACCGAGCTCGGCCCGATGGCGACCGTCGAGTCGCCCTGCGAGGAGTGCGAGGGCCGCCGCTTCAAGGCCGAGGTGCTGGAGTACACCCTCGGCGGCAAGGACATCGCCGAGGTGCACGAGATGTCGGTGGTGGACGCCCTCGAGCTGTTCAGCGACGGCGAGGCGAGGATCCCGGCCGCGGTGAAGGTGCTCGAGCGGCTCGCCGACGTCGGCCTCGGCTACCTCTCGCTCGGCCAGCCCCTGACCACCCTCTCCGGCGGCGAGCGCCAGCGGCTCAAGCTCGCCACGCAGATGGGTGAGAAGGGCGACGTCTACATCCTCGACGAGCCCACCACGGGCCTGCACCTCGCCGACGTGGAGAACCTCCTCGCCCTGCTGGACCGGCTCGTCGACTCCGGCAAGTCGGTGATCGTCATCGAGCACCACCAGGCCGTGATGGCGCACGCCGACTGGATCATCGACCTCGGCCCGGGAGCCGGCCACGACGGCGGCACGGTCGTCTTCGAGGGGCCGCCC